A single window of Anopheles moucheti chromosome 2, idAnoMoucSN_F20_07, whole genome shotgun sequence DNA harbors:
- the LOC128309675 gene encoding matrix metalloproteinase-2-like, whose product MGQYRIHLFGTSIAVVGILCLCPPVSVRGAPAVPTKEVIDFMRRFGYLEKGPTQAEALYSGEAIVEAIKHVQKFGALPQTGVLDRQTIELMSTPRCGVVDVMQHDQSLRHRRYVIGSESWRKRRITYFIANWSRKVGEDAVAKFMAKAFGEWSKYSKLRFVQVYDPSADIIVGFGSGHHGDNYPFDGPGNVLAHAFYPYEMNAYGGDVHFDEDENWKENSTHLSEGVDFYSVAIHELGHSLGLAHSPVYTSLMFPYYKGIAQGTLDYDDILAMYKLYIQNPHITDDPDWMYTTESVTSVDEYFTVTPAPRLPDWDSDLYPAQEPVTTSTTTTSTTKVYDIPITFVGDYETVDDHISRHHAQSPTAVVTTQMPAEYVPVADICSGSFDAIGFLRGEVFIFKGPYLWRLTEKYRIKQGYPVRIWQVFRGFPKTVSHIDAVYERLDDNAIVLFSGRLYWVFNALNFLHPEVRPLTDYGLPEELRRIDAAMVWPKNNKTYLFAGDRFWRYNDTAGEMDEGYPSSMDRWFGVPNNIDAATAVASGKTYFFKGNYYWLYNNDRVRPELGYPRRTGNIWLGCQYDATDAL is encoded by the exons ATGGGTCAATATCGGATTCATTTATTCGGCACGTCTATCGCTGTGGTGGGCATCCTATGTTTATGTCCACCCGTCAGTGTGAGGGGAGCACCGGCAGTGCCTACGAAAGAAGTG ATTGATTTCATGAGAAGATTTGGCTATCTGGAGAAGGGACCAACCCAGGCGGAAGCCCTGTATAGTGGAGAAGCGATTGTGGAAGCAATCAAGCACGTGCAAAAGTTCGGTGCATTACCACAGACGGGCGTTCTGGATCGACAAACGATCGAG CTAATGTCAACGCCCCGATGTGGTGTGGTCGACGTGATGCAGCACGATCAATCATTGCGCCACCGGCGGTACGTGATCGGATCGGAGAGCTGGCGGAAGCGACGCATAACGTACTT TATTGCGAACTGGTCCAGGAAGGTTGGTGAGGACGCGGTGGCCAAGTTTATGGCCAAAGCGTTCGGCGAGTGGAGCAAGTACAGCAAGTTGCGCTTTGTGCAAGTGTACGACCCATCGGCGGACATTATCGTTGGGTTCGGTAGTGGCCATCACGGGGACAA TTACCCGTTCGACGGTCCAGGAAACGTGCTGGCCCATGCGTTCTATCCGTACGAAATGAATGCCTACGGAGGTGATGTCCACTTTGATGAGGATGAAAACTGGAAGGAAAACTCGACGCACCTTAGCGAAGGTGTGGACTTTTACTCCGTCGCCATACACGAGCTGGGACATTCGTTGGGGCTTGCCCATTCACCGGTCTACACGTCGCTGATGTTCCCGTACTACAAGGGAATTGCACAGGGCACGCTCGACTACGACGACATCTTGGCGATGTACAAGCTGTACA TACAAAACCCTCACATCACCGATGACCCGGATTGGATGTACACTACCGAATCGGTCACATCTGTGGACGAGTATTTCACCGTTACACCTGCACCGAGACTGCCCGATTGGGACAGTGATCTATATCCCGCACAGGAACCGGTCACGaccagcaccaccacaacCTCGACGACGAAGGTCTACGACATCCCAATCACCTTCGTCGGTGACTACGAAACCGTGGACGACCACATCAGTCGTCACCATGCCCAGTCACCGACGGCCGTCGTCACAACGCAAATGCCTGCGGAGTACGTACCGGTGGCGGATATCTGCAGCGGTAGCTTCGATGCGATCGGTTTCTTACGGGGTGAAGTATTCATCTTCAAGGGTCCGTACTTGTGGCGGCTGACGGAGAAGTATCGCATCAAGCAGGGTTATCCCGTGCGCATTTGGCAGGTGTTCCGGGGATTCCCCAAAACCGTCAGCCATATTGACGCGGTGTACGAGCGGTTGGATGATAATGCGATCGTGCTATTTTCCGGTCGCTTATACTGGGTGTTTAATGCGCTTAACTTCCTGCACCCGGAAGTACGTCCACTGACGGACTACGGGCTACCGGAAGAGTTGAGGCGGATCGATGCGGCAATGGTTTGGC cgaaaaacaacaaaacttacCTGTTTGCGGGTGATCGTTTCTGGCGGTACAATGATACTGCCGGTGAGATGGATGAAGGCTATCCGTCATCCATGGACCGTTGGTTTGGTGTACCGAATAATATTGACGCCGCTACGGCCGTCGCAAGCG GCAAGACGTACTTTTTCAAGGGAAATTACTACTGGCTGTACAATAACGACCGGGTGCGTCCGGAACTTGGCTATCCTCGACGGACGGGAAATATATGGCTCGGATGCCAATATGATGCAACAGATGCGTTATAG
- the LOC128297116 gene encoding probable dolichyl pyrophosphate Glc1Man9GlcNAc2 alpha-1,3-glucosyltransferase, whose translation MFWHIFLLVSGVKLLFIPAYRSTDFEVHRNWLAITHSLPPSRWYYEKTSEWTLDYPPFFAYFEWFLSQVAKSFDPRMLDVKNLNYASEQTIVFQRFSVIVTDVIYALGVRRCLRALTAGSGNPSRSILSGGALLLGNAGLLMVDHIHFQYNGFLFGVLLLSIGALMENRPLQAALLFAALLNLKHIFIYVAPVYMVYLLRFYCLRDFMFGQALVKLIKLGTIVLGVCLLSFGPFYEHIPQVLSRLFPFKRGLTHAYWAPNFWALYNTADKALAVTLGRVTQTSSTGGLVQTFEHTVLPSISPAVTFVLTGLFMVPVLLKLWSLKSSPSSTVSLGRSFVRAIVLCGCTSFLFGWHVHEKAILMVLIPLTLLAISNANDARWTIFLGVVAHYSLFPLLFKPELTLVKISLHVVYTALSVLLLKLLHRGAFFRTVEFLYLAGFPVLCTYENIVHDAVGLRDRLPFLPLLLTSVYCAVGVIYFWVSYQVSFLRTNGGEMVTEKKKTK comes from the exons ATGTTTTGGCACATATTTTTACTCGTTTCTGGTGTAAAGCTGCTGTTTATTCCCGCCTA CCGTTCCACAGACTTCGAAGTACACCGCAACTGGTTAGCTATAACACACAGTTTACCCCCGTCCCGATGGTATTACGAAAAAACGAGCGAATGGACTCTGGACTATCCACCATTCTTTGCCTACTTCGAGTGGTTCCTCTCGCAGGTGGCCAAATCATTCGATCCCCGTATGCTAGACGTGAAGAATCTCAACTATGCATCGGAGCAGACCATTGTTTTTCAGCGCTTTTCGGTCATCGTGACCGACGTCATCTACGCACTGGGTGTTCGTCGTTGTTTGCGTGCCCTGACGGCAGGTAGTGGAAATCCGTCCCGTTCCATCCTTAGCGGCGGTGCGCTCCTGCTCGGCAACGCCGGCCTCCTAATGGTGGACCACATCCACTTCCAGTACAATGGGTTTCTGTTTGGTGTGCTGTTACTTAGCATCGGTGCACTCATGGAAAACCGCCCACTACAGGCAGCGCTATTGTTTGCGGCGCTGCTCAACTTAAAACATATCTTCATCTACGTGGCCCCCGTTTATATGGTTTATTTGTTGCGGTTTTATTGCTTGCGCGATTTCATGTTCGGCCAAGCGCTGGTCAAGTTAATCAAACTCGGTACCATCGTGCTGGGCGTCTGTTTACTATCGTTCGGTCCATTCTACGAACACATTCCACAG GTTCTTTCCCGACTGTTCCCCTTCAAGCGTGGTCTGACGCATGCCTACTGGGCACCCAATTTTTGGGCGCTGTACAATACGGCCGATAAGGCACTAGCCGTAACACTCGGTAGAGTGACCCAGACTTCCAGCACTGGTGGTCTGGTACAAACATTCGAACACACCGTTTTACCATCAATATCTCCCGCAGTAACGTTTGTACTGACAGGTTTGTTTATGGTTCCGGTCCTTCTTAAACTATGGTCACTGAAATCGTCCCCATCGTCGACTGTCTCTCTCGGCCGTTCCTTTGTACGGGCAATCGTGCTGTGTGGTTGcacttcttttcttttcggttGGCATGTACACGAGAAGGCAATCCTGATGGTGCTAATTCCGCTGACGTTACTTGCGATTAGCAACGCCAATGATGCCCGTTGGACCATTTTCCTCGGTGTCGTAGCACACTATTCATTGTTTCCGCTGCTGTTTAAACCGGAGCTCACGCTGGTTAAGATTAGTTTGCATGTGGTTTACACCGCCCTAAGTGTACTATTGCTTAAGTTACTTCATCGTGGCGCATTTTTCCGAACGGTGGAGTTCCTTTATTTGGCTGGATTTCCTGTCCTGTGTACGTACGAAAACATCGTACACGATGCAGTAGGACTGCGGGATCGATTGCCCTTTTTACCGCTCCTACTAACGAGTGTTTACTGTGCCGTTGGAGTGATATACTTTTGGGTATCTTACCAAGTGTCCTTCCTGCGCACGAATGGTGGCGAAATGGttacagaaaagaaaaagacaaaGTAA
- the LOC128298145 gene encoding probable insulin-like peptide 7, with product MWLPLALCVLLEFAEIVSATGRLDDALEVTFSERTRADWEKVWHQESHSRCREKLIRHLYWACEKDIYRISRRSGDDGLSGGMAKRSIARQTYIEDDAQQTAPFLWAIDREVAYAFLRTRRNGKRRSGGSITAECCTRTGCTWEEYAEYCPSNKRLNQYRRRK from the coding sequence ATGTGGCTACCGTTGGCGCTCTGTGTGCTGCTGGAATTTGCCGAAATTGTCAGTGCAACGGGCAGGTTGGACGATGCACTGGAGGTCACGTTCAGCGAGCGGACCCGGGCCGACTGGGAAAAGGTTTGGCACCAGGAAAGCCATTCACGCTGCCGGGAGAAACTGATACGCCATCTTTATTGGGCGTGCGAGAAGGATATCTATCGGATTTCGAGACGCAGCGGCGATGATGGCCTGTCCGGTGGGATGGCAAAGCGCAGTATAGCGCGGCAAACGTATATCGAGGATGATGCCCAACAGACCGCTCCATTCCTTTGGGCGATTGATCGTGAGGTGGCCTACGCGTTCCTGCGTACCCGACGCAATGGAAAGCGGCGTTCGGGCGGTTCGATTACGGCCGAGTGTTGCACGCGTACCGGTTGCACCTGGGAGGAGTACGCCGAGTATTGTCCGTCGAACAAACGATTAAACCAGTACCGCCGAAGAAAGTAA
- the LOC128304963 gene encoding LOW QUALITY PROTEIN: glutamyl aminopeptidase-like (The sequence of the model RefSeq protein was modified relative to this genomic sequence to represent the inferred CDS: substituted 1 base at 1 genomic stop codon), whose protein sequence is MLYSGRVLSXLALVMLWFALCSVCLAVVPLARADGRLPNETIPLHYDLHLEVTGLGVDDFTYRGNVSVRIAIVRDTNHIVLHSVRSTLGSISVRRCRDGVEIPHRLLEADGASELLRIRTDRVLRSLDDQVIQLTITFNNTLGEERFGFYRTHYRGPKRIPMAVAATHFQPSYARLAFPCFDEPAFKSTFQVTIVSNASHLVVSNAPVRTVTWLPDGHKAVLFERTPPMQTYLVSFLVANFTSVHARSPSGVRVGILAPPKDQKKLQFSLQAATTLLTSLEQYTGQSLVLSKLDHAAIPRFGNAMENWGLVAYDEQFLVLSPKAHRLQRAQAVITIGHETAHQLFGNLVGPAWWSYLWLSEGFATYFEILLGSELYPELLPLEESFAVRHMRPALLADAFEGHALTVEPLPADTAQIETLFDTITYSKAGCILRMINCSIGETAFKSGVRTYLERYRNGTVSPGDLYGSFPAMLEGPTVEQMFRSWADKPGYPVVTVERLNSSFVRFRQQRHQQEAATRDISSRWYIPITYYTNSSAGKYEYRPAFWMQESDRELVVRLEMEWQDVLVVNPRQIGFYRVEYDERGWNTVVDALSTLPSVMQAKLVDDAFVLARIGLVGYETCLGMLQELAAHPDPVPWLTAMAEENVGFLQRVLQSEQFDKFVTGFVGDMFGLAGNFTQSLFQSQALERAFDWWARLVTPAPGSVQNKAGSTGGIRRPACPTLTVDQIVEGFVSPDDLIRDRLFARLKCQPKDEHEPLLVALERIKETQLLTPGRLFAVLESLIKSNPGHFLHTAVRFLRTASTAEVGTDGQRLQHLLSVIVHEVTDRNQAADVRKLIVKNASVLSENFLSHANTVMTSTISWREQQVPKLREFVTDSRMATYYGKADGGRRSSLAGGLMN, encoded by the coding sequence ATGCTTTATAGCGGCAGAGTGTTGAGCTGATTGGCTCTAGTCATGCTGTGGTTTGCGCTGTGTTCGGTGTGCTTGGCGGTCGTACCGCTGGCAAGGGCTGATGGTCGTTTGCCGAACGAGACCATCCCGTTGCATTACGATCTTCACCTGGAGGTGACCGGTTTGGGAGTGGACGATTTCACCTACCGGGGTAATGTGTCGGTACGGATTGCTATTGTGCGTGACACAAACCACATTGTACTGCACAGCGTGCGTAGTACGCTAGGCTCGATCAGTGTGCGAAGATGTCGGGATGGTGTAGAAATACCTCATCGGTTGTTGGAAGCGGACGGAGCTAGTGAACTGTTGCGCATTCGTACCGATCGTGTCCTGCGCAGTTTAGACGATCAAGTTATCCAGCTAACGATAACGTTCAACAACACGCTCGGTGAGGAACGCTTTGGTTTCTATCGCACGCACTACCGGGGTCCAAAGCGAATTCCAATGGCAGTAGCTGCGACACACTTTCAACCGAGTTACGCACGGCTCGCATTTCCGTGCTTCGACGAACCAGCGTTTAAAAGTACGTTCCAGGTGACGATCGTTAGTAACGCTAGCCATCTGGTCGTTTCCAATGCCCCTGTCCGGACGGTCACCTGGCTCCCGGATGGCCACAAGGCGGTACTGTTCGAGCGTACTCCACCGATGCAAACCTACCTGGTATCGTTTCTGGTCGCCAACTTTACATCCGTACACGCCCGCAGTCCTTCCGGTGTGCGGGTCGGGATTCTGGCACCACCCAAAGATCAGAAAAAGTTACAGTTTAGCTTGCAGGCAGCCACAACACTGCTAACCAGCTTGGAACAGTACACCGGGCAGAGCTTGGTTCTCTCGAAGCTAGATCATGCCGCCATTCCACGGTTTGGAAATGCGATGGAGAACTGGGGTCTGGTAGCGTACGACGAGCAATTCCTGGTGCTATCACCGAAAGCCCACCGGTTACAGCGTGCCCAGGCCGTAATTACGATCGGTCACGAGACGGCCCACCAACTGTTCGGGAATCTTGTTGGACCTGCGTGGTGGTCTTACCTATGGCTCAGCGAAGGATTTGCGACGTACTTTGAGATACTGCTGGGAAGCGAACTGTACCCGGAGTTACTCCCGTTGGAGGAATCTTTCGCCGTGCGACACATGCGGCCGGCTCTGTTGGCCGATGCGTTTGAAGGTCATGCACTGACGGTGGAACCGTTGCCGGCGGATACGGCACAAATTGAGACGCTGTTCGATACGATCACGTACAGCAAGGCGGGATGCATACTGCGAATGATTAACTGTTCGATAGGCGAGACCGCTTTCAAGAGTGGCGTTCGGACATACCTCGAGCGGTACCGCAACGGAACCGTTTCTCCGGGTGATCTGTACGGCAGCTTCCCGGCGATGCTCGAGGGTCCAACGGTGGAACAAATGTTTCGCAGCTGGGCGGACAAACCGGGATATCCGGTGGTGACGGTCGAACGACTTAATAGCTCCTTCGTTCGGTTTCGTCAGCAGCGTCACCAGCAGGAAGCGGCCACCCGGGACATCAGCTCGCGATGGTACATTCCGATTACGTACTACACCAACAGCAGCGCGGGAAAGTACGAGTATCGACCAGCATTTTGGATGCAGGAAAGTGACCGGGAGCTAGTGGTCCGGCTGGAGATGGAATGGCAGGACGTGCTGGTAGTGAACCCGCGGCAGATTGGGTTCTATCGCGTGGAGTACGACGAGCGCGGTTGGAACACTGTCGTCGACGCGCTATCCACGCTGCCGTCCGTAATGCAGGCAAAGCTGGTGGACGATGCTTTCGTACTAGCCCGTATCGGTCTGGTCGGGTACGAGACCTGTCTCGGGATGCTGCAGGAACTGGCGGCACACCCGGATCCCGTGCCGTGGTTAACGGCGATGGCGGAAGAGAACGTCGGTTTCTTGCAGCGTGTCCTCCAGTCGGAGCAGTTTGACAAGTTTGTGACAGGATTCGTTGGCGACATGTTTGGACTTGCCGGTAACTTTACCCAATCGTTGTTCCAGTCCCAGGCCCTGGAACGCGCGTTCGATTGGTGGGCACGGCTAGTCACTCCGGCACCCGGTTCCGTACAGAATAAAGCCGGATCTACCGGAGGCATTCGACGTCCAGCTTGTCCAACTCTAACGGTGGACCAAATAGTGGAAGGTTTCGTGTCACCTGATGATCTCATACGGGATCGTTTGTTCGCTCGATTAAAATGTCAACCGAAGGACGAGCACGAACCACTGCTAGTCGCGCTAGAGCGTATTAAGGAGACGCAACTTCTTACCCCTGGCaggctgtttgctgtgttgGAGAGCTTAATAAAATCCAACCCGGGACACTTTCTGCACACGGCCGTCCGTTTCCTACGCACCGCAAGCACGGCCGAGGTCGGCACGGATGGGCAACGCTTGCAGCACCTGTTAAGCGTAATCGTACACGAGGTCACTGACCGGAATCAGGCAGCGGATGTACGGAAGCTGATTGTCAAAAATGCTTCCGTCCTGTCGGAGAACTTCCTCTCGCACGCGAACACCGTGATGACGTCAACTATCAGCTGGCGCGAGCAGCAGGTACCGAAGCTAAGGGAATTTGTTACCGATTCCCGTATGGCCACCTACTACGGGAAGGCGGACGGTGGGAGACGAAGCTCATTGGCAGGTGGCTTGATGAATTAA
- the LOC128298664 gene encoding uncharacterized protein LOC128298664 codes for MYSSTVPDNSGGLFHADHTARASYRREFEEMESRIRRCERQRAELERQFEDLMRERADCEKAAVRAMRQRQRRQMEVERQRAERNESILRMLNKIDQQAASLAAKTDRLKMLKTQYEMYLMRTWSTAPPALPSYSVPMITAPPVVHTKLPQSPQKSEFVQYLSELTHQQTASISSIPPPTALSNYLASQQKPFVPASSHGAGIPQERPYSRAFNSNAGAQDDLTMVHYGVNSAQMTLGGTKANKFEMSNEDFIRYIDSEVLKDPIPKVSIVAPSPVVEEAEVKQAGEPYLEDAIMSEDEPVGELSNKMKEFSIKADAEAKNDTLNNSAKGPAQGESKQLDEVMENALEYLASSETIMPENEDHSFKEQSLVEADKDDREKIVETNSQIEHAKRDNVEQDVQELQANFIQPEMNIPYDDAEIAPVIAENSHGLHSTMRQEDFSAANDVMYEPSGESNVNYLQETQRTDENVYNPVQTEESLYDNQQYSTSNEVSQPEPAPELNAQQLQQPTLQSGTRNQHWTTARQALRSKAFPGATSKPPSPETDLHGQTGQQVAQHGIVSAVPEEISNSDQAVVQNDASVAEYPAYSVESNDPYYQTDVSGGAHQSTEQMQAPVSQGFHNDAMGQPVEYQQEDVQQSAAYQYASQQEGQYVEGEAGESQYQYQEAIDPTASSYATQEGYQDPNQQYQYDENAQYYNDQQAYDAQYYNQDPQQQQQQYYMDESNQQQEGQYEQQVGQSQDHPQQIPATDQYPTAVEPNDQTVYYPSDGQYEQTAHNPEQLEPLSSATTAAAGDPAQVVDEPKPVETSAAIDTTLVKDKQEKKGTEASPQQPTVEQKPSARKEAPDPGSDVPTLSTVNDESDFDFSSQ; via the exons ATGTATTCTAGCACCGTGCCGGACAATAGTGGAGGTTTGTTCCATGCGGACCATACTGCACGTGCCAGCTATCGGCGAGAGTTCGAGGAGATGGAAAGCCGCATACGAAGGTG TGAACGTCAGCGGGCAGAATTGGAACGCCAGTTCGAAGATCTAATGCGCGAAAGGGCGGACTGCGAAAAGGCGGCCGTGAGGGCAATGAGGCAACGGCAACGACGCCAGATGGAGGTAGAAAGGCAGCGGGCGGAGCGTAACGAAAGTATCCTTCGGATGTTAAACAAAATCGATCAACAGGCGGCCTCGTTGGCTGCTAAAACGGATCGGCTGAAGATGTTAAAG ACGCAGTACGAGATGTATCTGATGCGTACCTGGTCGACAGCACCGCCAGCCTTACCATCGTACAGTGTTCCGATGATTACTGCACCCCCAGTAGTGCATACGAAACTGCCCCAGAGCCCTCAAAAATCAGAATTTGTTCAATACCTTAGCGAACTGACGCATCAACAAACGGCCAGCATCAGTTCCATTCCACCTCCGACGGCTTTAAGTAATTATCTAGCTTCGCAGCAGAAACCATTCGTGCCGGCATCATCCCATGGTGCTGGAATTCCCCAAGAGCGTCCATATTCGAGAGCGTTTAACAGTAATGCTGGTGCACAGGACGATCTAACGATGGTGCACTATGGAGTTAATTCGGCGCAAATGACCCTCGGTGGTACAAAGGCAAATAAGTTTGAGATGTCGAACGAAGATTTTATCCGCTACATTGACAGTGAGGTGCTGAAGGATCCGATTCCGAAGGTTAGCATCGTTGCTCCCTCGCCAGTAGTAGAGGAGGCTGAGGTGAAACAGGCCGGAGAGCCATACCTGGAAGATGCCATAATGAGTGAAGATGAACCGGTTGGAGAGTTGTCGAACAAGATGAAGGAGTTCAGCATTAAGGCGGATGCCGAGGCCAAGAACGATACACTGAACAATTCTGCTAAAGGTCCGGCACAAGGTGAATCAAAACAATTGGACGAGGTTATGGAAAATG CTCTTGAATATTTAGCGTCATCTGAGACGATCATGCCCGAAAATGAAGATCACTCCTTCAAAGAACAATCGTTGGTTGAAGCAGATAAAGACGATCGTGAAAAGATTGTAGAAACGAACTCTCAAATAGAACATGCAAAGCGAGATAATGTTGAACAGGATGTCCAGGAGTTGCAGGCCAATTTCATTCAGCCTGAAATGAACATTCCATACGATGATGCAGAGATCGCACCCGTAATAGCGGAAAATTCACATGGATTGCACAGCACAATGCGTCAAGAAGATTTCAGCGCTGCTAACGACGTAATGTACGAACCATCCGGCGAATCTAATGTGAATTATCTCCAAGAAACTcaacgaacagatgaaaatgtTTACAATCCGGTACAAACCGAAGAATCATTGTATGACAATCAGCAGTACAGTACCTCGAATGAAGTATCTCAACCTGAGCCTGCTCCAGAACTCAATGCTCAACAGCTTCAGCAACCAACCCTACAGTCTGGAACAAGAAACCAACATTGGACTACTGCAAGACAAGCCTTGCGTTCGAAAGCATTCCCTGGAGCTACCTCCAAACCGCCGTCACCAGAAACGGATCTACACGGTCAAACCGGTCAGCAAGTTGCCCAGCATGGAATAGTATCAGCTGTGCCCGAAGAAATCAGCAACAGCGATCAAGCGGTTGTACAGAATGATGCTTCAGTGGCTGAGTATCCTGCGTATTCGGTAGAGTCAAACGATCCCTACTACCAAACGGATGTCAGTGGCGGGGCTCATCAATCGACGGAACAAATGCAGGCACCTGTTAGTCAAGGTTTTCATAATGATGCGATGGGACAACCGGTAGAATACCAACAAGAAGATGTACAACAATCAGCTGCCTATCAGTACGCGAGCCAGCAGGAAGGACAATACGTTGAAGGGGAAGCAGGAGAGTCTCAGTATCAGTACCAGGAAGCTATCGATCCAACAGCCAGTTCTTACGCAACCCAGGAAGGATATCAAGATCCGAATCAGCAGTATCAGTATGATGAAAACGCACAGTACTACAACGATCAGCAAGCTTACGATGCACAGTACTATAATCAAGAtccgcaacagcaacagcaacagtactACATGGACGAGTCTAATCAACAGCAGGAAGGGCAGTATGAGCAACAGGTGGGTCAATCCCAAGACCACCCGCAACAGATCCCAGCAACAGATCAATATCCTACTGCAGTTGAACCAAACGATCAAACAGTGTACTATCCTTCCGACGGGCAGTACGAGCAAACTGCTCATAATCCCGAACAATTGGAACCGCTGTCAAgcgctactactgctgctgccggtgatCCCGCACAAGTGGTTGACGAACCAAAACCAGTTGAGACATCGGCCGCTATCGACACCACGTTGGTAAAAGATAAACAAGAGAAGAAAGGTACCGAGGCTTCGCCGCAACAGCCAACGGTCGAACAGAAGCCCTCCGCCAGAAAGGAAGCACCGGATCCGGGATCGGATGTGCCAACCTTAAGCACCGTTAACGATGAAAGTGATTTCGATTTCTCCTCACAGTGA